One stretch of Pirellulales bacterium DNA includes these proteins:
- the mutL gene encoding DNA mismatch repair endonuclease MutL encodes MPLIRQLPPSVINKIAAGEVIERPASVVKELLENSIDAGARRIDVTVEQGGIELVRIVDDGCGIAPEQLSLAVAPHATSKLETAEDLFRVRTLGFRGEALASIAEVSQTLIRSRQPTAPAGAEVSINGGEIGPVEPCGAPVGTTIEVRQLFHNTPVRKKFLRSTATEFGHVTEALTRAALAYPGIHFTLRHGSRMVHDLPPTERLDERVAAFFGRELGDELLWIESRDEQVWLRGYVARPTQTRGNNRLQYLFLNGRAIRDRALQHALTEAYRGLIMVGRFPIAFLQLDMPPEMVDVNVHPTKMEVRFQDGGRLYSQLLGTLRGKFLTTDLTARLHSRETALGINPAGISPPHSSPPPARAIVAPSPITTEQSQLPWDLDDARERANAQGLPGRLGLPGMQSTTVPGAPVLANSVLTTAEAWHDAHGAHDPLQTARHKAELLAWARQESSGIGVETENPPQFGPAVRGDTDQLPADEQVALDLPSTGGSRLELVPFHRETASVAPPAYPGTAASYVAAGQQAAVATRGSALRTQEPNTSAAPTQAGSAAIQIHNRYLVAETDEGLVVIDQHALHERILYEQIRNKVLAGDVERQELLVPEPIDLTATEAAAILARQELLEKLGIGVAAFGGSTILVTSYPAMLANFRPQEVLRSVVEHLQTEGKTPERRDLLDELLHMVACKAAIKAGDHLSPPEVAALVSQRHFYQDSHHCPHGRPTMLVFTQAELDKQFGRI; translated from the coding sequence ATGCCCCTGATCCGCCAACTCCCGCCGAGTGTTATTAATAAGATTGCCGCGGGGGAGGTGATCGAGCGCCCCGCCAGCGTGGTGAAGGAACTGCTGGAAAACTCGATTGATGCCGGAGCGCGGCGGATCGACGTCACCGTGGAACAAGGGGGAATCGAGCTGGTGCGGATTGTGGACGACGGCTGCGGGATTGCCCCGGAACAGCTTTCCCTGGCCGTGGCACCGCATGCCACCAGCAAACTTGAAACCGCCGAGGACCTGTTTCGCGTCCGCACCTTGGGCTTTCGCGGCGAGGCCCTGGCCAGCATTGCCGAAGTCAGCCAAACCCTCATCCGCAGCCGCCAACCCACGGCCCCCGCCGGAGCCGAAGTCAGCATCAACGGGGGGGAAATTGGGCCTGTGGAGCCTTGCGGCGCGCCCGTCGGCACCACGATCGAGGTCCGGCAGTTGTTTCATAACACCCCGGTACGAAAAAAATTCTTACGGTCCACCGCGACGGAGTTTGGCCATGTCACCGAGGCTCTGACCCGGGCTGCGCTGGCGTATCCGGGAATTCACTTTACACTGCGGCACGGCAGTCGCATGGTGCATGATTTGCCGCCCACCGAACGCCTGGACGAACGGGTGGCGGCGTTTTTTGGCCGGGAGTTGGGTGATGAATTGCTCTGGATCGAAAGCCGCGACGAGCAGGTCTGGCTGCGGGGCTATGTGGCCCGGCCCACGCAAACCCGCGGCAATAACCGGTTGCAGTATTTGTTCCTCAATGGCCGGGCGATTCGCGACCGGGCGTTGCAGCACGCCCTAACCGAGGCGTATCGCGGCCTGATCATGGTGGGGCGGTTTCCCATCGCGTTTTTGCAGTTGGACATGCCGCCCGAAATGGTTGATGTGAACGTCCATCCGACCAAAATGGAAGTTCGCTTTCAGGATGGGGGCCGGCTGTATAGTCAGTTATTGGGAACGCTGCGGGGCAAATTTTTGACCACCGACCTGACGGCCCGGCTGCACTCGCGCGAAACCGCCCTGGGAATCAACCCGGCGGGAATTTCGCCGCCGCACTCTTCTCCCCCGCCAGCGCGGGCAATCGTCGCGCCATCGCCAATAACCACCGAGCAAAGCCAGCTCCCTTGGGATCTTGACGACGCCCGCGAACGGGCCAACGCCCAAGGATTACCCGGGCGCTTGGGTCTGCCCGGAATGCAGTCAACAACAGTCCCGGGCGCGCCGGTGTTAGCAAATAGCGTTTTAACCACCGCGGAAGCCTGGCACGACGCGCACGGGGCGCATGACCCCCTGCAGACGGCCCGGCATAAGGCCGAACTGCTTGCCTGGGCCCGCCAGGAGAGTTCAGGCATTGGGGTAGAAACGGAAAATCCGCCCCAGTTTGGCCCAGCCGTGCGTGGCGACACGGATCAGCTACCCGCGGATGAGCAAGTGGCGTTGGATTTGCCGAGTACCGGCGGCAGCCGGTTAGAGTTGGTCCCTTTTCACCGGGAGACGGCTAGCGTGGCTCCCCCGGCGTATCCGGGGACCGCGGCGTCGTATGTTGCCGCTGGCCAGCAAGCTGCGGTTGCGACGCGAGGGTCGGCGCTTCGGACACAAGAGCCTAACACGAGTGCCGCACCCACGCAGGCGGGCTCGGCGGCCATTCAAATTCACAATCGCTATCTGGTGGCGGAGACCGACGAGGGGTTGGTGGTCATCGACCAGCACGCCCTGCACGAGCGGATCTTGTACGAGCAAATTCGCAATAAGGTGTTAGCCGGCGATGTTGAACGGCAGGAACTGCTGGTGCCGGAACCGATCGACCTGACCGCGACCGAAGCGGCCGCGATTCTTGCCAGGCAGGAATTATTGGAAAAGTTGGGCATAGGGGTGGCGGCGTTCGGGGGCAGCACGATCCTAGTCACCAGTTACCCGGCGATGCTGGCCAACTTTCGTCCCCAAGAAGTCCTGCGAAGCGTGGTGGAGCACCTGCAGACCGAGGGCAAAACCCCGGAGCGGCGCGATTTGTTGGACGAGCTGTTGCACATGGTGGCGTGCAAGGCCGCGATCAAGGCGGGGGACCACCTTTCGCCTCCGGAAGTCGCCGCGTTGGTCTCCCAGCGGCATTTTTACCAGGACAGCCACCACTGCCCCCATGGCCGGCCGACAATGCTGGTCTTTACGCAGGCGGAGTTGGACAAGCAATTTGGCAGAATCTAA
- a CDS encoding SUMF1/EgtB/PvdO family nonheme iron enzyme: MQRILAFLAWLLLVSFNFLATAHAQETGKKYAVLVGVEKYDASQLNRLNYTINDAEDLGLQLKSLGFDVTVMTQNADDTRLHPTTPEKIERVLTNRAKALDAADTLIFAFMGHGVQFAIDKENMANAEETQELYFCPADAQLDDRSTLLSLEKVYTLMQECQAGRKLLLVDACRNDPQPKGKTRAKEVELEPVGRKIRTVPQGMLAFFSCSPGEKAQEYPEFIDGRGHGAFTGHVLKYLRGEAGPDKYPQDELSLPEMVHYVQRETKDYVWNKDNADQIPVPYGKVASWSLGKVNSALKKEFTNSIGMKFALIPAGEFLMGSPKTEEGRDDGETQHRVKITKPFYLGAYEVTRGQFAKFVAETKYQTEAEQDGGAYGWDAEKQSFVKDEKFNWRTPGFTQADDHPVVCVSWNDAVAFCKWLEKKEKLKYTQPTEAQWEYACRAGTTTAFHFGDALNGTAANIDGNYPYGTETKGPYLKGTCKVGSYQPNKFGLFDMHGNAWEWCADWYDAEYYSNSPVNEPSGPRTGEYRVIRGGGWCSIAIYCRSANHNFAGPANRSDGVFGFRVRCIP, translated from the coding sequence ATGCAACGCATTCTGGCATTTCTCGCATGGCTGCTGTTGGTTAGCTTCAACTTCCTTGCCACCGCACACGCCCAAGAGACCGGCAAAAAGTACGCCGTACTGGTGGGCGTGGAGAAATACGACGCCAGCCAACTCAATCGGCTGAATTACACAATTAACGATGCCGAGGATCTGGGCCTGCAACTGAAATCGCTGGGCTTTGACGTGACGGTCATGACCCAGAATGCCGACGACACGCGTTTGCACCCCACAACGCCGGAGAAAATCGAGCGCGTCCTGACCAACCGCGCCAAGGCGTTAGACGCGGCGGACACACTGATTTTTGCCTTTATGGGGCATGGCGTGCAGTTTGCAATTGATAAGGAAAACATGGCCAACGCCGAGGAAACCCAGGAACTCTACTTTTGCCCGGCCGATGCCCAGTTGGATGACCGCAGCACGCTCTTATCGCTGGAAAAGGTCTACACCCTCATGCAAGAGTGCCAGGCGGGGCGTAAGTTGCTGCTGGTGGACGCCTGCCGCAATGATCCCCAGCCCAAGGGGAAAACCCGCGCGAAGGAAGTCGAGCTAGAACCCGTGGGGCGCAAAATTCGCACCGTGCCACAGGGAATGCTCGCCTTTTTTAGTTGCTCGCCCGGTGAAAAGGCCCAGGAGTATCCCGAGTTCATTGACGGTCGGGGGCATGGGGCGTTCACGGGGCATGTGCTGAAATACCTGCGGGGAGAGGCGGGACCGGATAAGTATCCCCAGGATGAACTGTCGCTACCAGAAATGGTCCATTATGTGCAGCGCGAGACCAAGGACTATGTCTGGAATAAGGACAACGCGGATCAAATCCCAGTCCCGTATGGAAAGGTGGCGAGTTGGAGTTTGGGGAAGGTAAACTCGGCCCTAAAAAAGGAATTCACCAACAGCATCGGCATGAAGTTTGCCTTGATTCCGGCGGGGGAGTTTCTCATGGGTTCGCCGAAGACGGAGGAAGGACGCGACGACGGCGAAACCCAACACCGCGTCAAAATCACGAAGCCGTTTTATTTGGGGGCGTATGAGGTGACGCGCGGGCAGTTCGCCAAGTTTGTAGCGGAAACCAAATACCAGACCGAGGCGGAACAGGATGGCGGGGCGTACGGGTGGGACGCGGAAAAACAGAGTTTCGTTAAAGACGAAAAATTCAATTGGCGGACCCCCGGTTTTACCCAGGCGGATGATCATCCGGTGGTTTGCGTCAGTTGGAACGACGCGGTCGCTTTTTGCAAGTGGCTGGAAAAAAAGGAAAAGCTAAAGTATACGCAACCAACCGAGGCGCAGTGGGAATACGCCTGCCGCGCGGGGACGACCACGGCGTTTCATTTTGGGGACGCGCTTAATGGAACCGCGGCGAATATCGACGGCAATTATCCCTATGGCACCGAGACAAAGGGGCCATACTTAAAGGGCACTTGCAAAGTTGGCTCTTACCAGCCGAACAAATTCGGCTTGTTCGATATGCACGGCAACGCGTGGGAATGGTGCGCCGATTGGTACGACGCGGAATATTATAGCAATAGCCCGGTCAATGAACCGTCTGGGCCAAGAACGGGAGAATACCGCGTGATTCGCGGCGGTGGTTGGTGCAGCATCGCTATCTACTGTCGCTCTGCGAATCACAACTTCGCCGGACCCGCGAACCGTAGCGACGGCGTCTTCGGCTTTCGTGTTCGCTGTATTCCGTAG